The uncultured Bacteroides sp. DNA segment CGTCGAATCAAAGAAGCTTTAGGTAAATTGGCTTAATCGTAAATGTTTAACTGGCGTGGCTTTAGGCCACGCATTTTGCTTGAATATATAAAAATAAAAGGCTGTCCAAATGTTGGGCAGCCTTTTATTTTTATCAGACTGGAAACTTATTCAGCCGGATGAATTGCTTCAGAAGGACATACATCTGCGCAAGTACCGCAATCAGTACATACATCAGGATTGATTACATAGATATCGCCTTCAGAGATAGCTTCAACCGGACACTCGTCGATACAAGTTCCGCAAGCAATACAGTCGTC contains these protein-coding regions:
- a CDS encoding 4Fe-4S binding protein, with protein sequence MAYVITDDCIACGTCIDECPVEAISEGDIYVINPDVCTDCGTCADVCPSEAIHPAE